In Micromonospora sp. LH3U1, one genomic interval encodes:
- a CDS encoding transglycosylase domain-containing protein, translating into MAASRSPLSRLFTVLLAGLLAGLVLAAAALPGNLLLGFTARSALKSYASLPAALRTPVTPQRSYLYANDGKTLITTFYEVNRTDVALEDIAPTMRQAIVAAEDRRFYDHGGADLRGLARAVVANVKGGGNEQGGSTLTMQYVRNVLKTDPTRTAEERAAATDPTVGRKIQEIRYASALDKSLGKDEILDRYLNIAYFGSGAYGIAAASQRYFGKPPAQLTLAESALLAGLLQSPDAYSPIDGNKDGALGRRSYVLDSMVATGAITAAQAAQAKAEPLTLRPTAQPNGCTAVSQGHDDWGYFCDYLRSWWLAQPAFGATVAEREQALRSGGYTVVTSLDPKIQATAQQQATKVYGYDNKRALPIAAVQPGTGQVLAMAVNRHFSLADNPAGQANYPNTVNPLISGGSSVDGYQAGSTFKLFTMLAALEAGRTLSTGFDAPAKLPTRYAAEGPGSCDGHWCPANANPDWMDGYRMMWDGFGRSVNTYFVWLAEQVGQDKVVEMAQRLGITFRADSDAAFAKDNAANWGSFTLGVAATTPLDLANAYATVAAEGTYCTPVPVVSVTAANGEKVPVGQPSCKRVIDADVARAATDAARCPVGQQSAFGQCNGGTATGVNDILDGRPVAGKTGSSEQNSTETFVGFTPQVAVAGIAANPDDPADAVGSAVQTKVIDAVARVIATAVKGQPEKAFTAPTRELAGEPRRPVDRPAVPDREQRTEDPRSALQRWLDRRG; encoded by the coding sequence ATGGCCGCCTCTCGCTCGCCGCTGTCGCGGCTGTTCACCGTGCTGCTCGCCGGCTTGTTGGCGGGGCTTGTCCTGGCAGCCGCCGCACTGCCGGGCAACCTGCTGCTCGGGTTCACCGCCCGATCCGCGCTCAAGTCGTATGCCTCGTTGCCTGCCGCGCTGCGCACCCCGGTCACTCCGCAGCGCTCGTACCTCTACGCCAACGACGGCAAGACGCTGATCACCACGTTCTACGAGGTGAACCGCACAGACGTCGCGTTGGAGGACATCGCGCCGACGATGCGGCAGGCGATCGTGGCGGCCGAGGACCGGCGCTTCTACGACCACGGCGGCGCGGACCTGCGCGGCCTGGCCCGGGCGGTGGTGGCGAATGTGAAGGGCGGCGGCAACGAGCAGGGCGGCTCGACGCTGACCATGCAGTACGTCCGTAACGTCCTCAAGACCGACCCCACCCGCACCGCCGAGGAGCGCGCCGCCGCCACCGACCCCACCGTCGGGCGCAAGATCCAGGAGATCCGGTACGCGAGCGCGCTGGACAAGAGCCTCGGCAAGGACGAGATCCTCGACCGGTACCTGAACATCGCCTACTTCGGCTCCGGCGCGTACGGGATCGCGGCGGCCAGCCAGCGGTACTTCGGCAAGCCTCCGGCGCAGCTGACCCTCGCCGAGTCGGCCCTGCTCGCCGGCCTGTTGCAGTCTCCGGACGCGTACAGCCCGATCGACGGGAACAAGGACGGCGCTCTGGGCCGCCGCTCGTACGTGCTGGACTCGATGGTCGCCACCGGCGCGATCACCGCTGCGCAGGCGGCCCAGGCCAAGGCGGAGCCGCTGACCCTGCGCCCCACCGCGCAGCCCAACGGCTGCACCGCCGTCTCCCAGGGCCACGACGACTGGGGCTACTTCTGTGACTACCTGCGCAGCTGGTGGCTGGCCCAGCCGGCGTTCGGGGCCACGGTCGCGGAGCGCGAGCAGGCCCTGCGCTCGGGTGGCTACACCGTGGTCACCTCGCTGGACCCGAAGATCCAGGCCACCGCGCAGCAGCAGGCCACCAAGGTCTACGGGTACGACAACAAGCGCGCCCTGCCGATCGCGGCTGTCCAGCCGGGCACCGGGCAGGTGCTGGCGATGGCGGTCAACCGGCACTTCAGCCTGGCCGACAACCCGGCCGGGCAGGCCAACTACCCGAACACCGTCAACCCGCTGATCTCCGGCGGGTCGAGCGTCGACGGGTACCAGGCGGGTTCGACGTTCAAGCTGTTCACCATGCTCGCCGCGCTGGAGGCGGGCCGTACCCTCTCCACCGGCTTCGACGCGCCCGCCAAGCTACCCACTCGGTACGCCGCCGAGGGCCCGGGCAGCTGTGACGGCCACTGGTGCCCGGCGAACGCCAACCCGGACTGGATGGACGGGTACCGGATGATGTGGGACGGCTTCGGCCGTTCGGTGAACACCTACTTCGTCTGGCTGGCCGAGCAGGTCGGCCAGGACAAGGTGGTGGAGATGGCGCAGCGGCTCGGCATCACCTTCCGCGCCGACTCGGACGCCGCCTTCGCCAAGGACAACGCCGCGAACTGGGGTTCGTTCACCCTCGGCGTGGCCGCCACCACCCCGCTGGACCTGGCCAACGCGTACGCCACGGTGGCCGCCGAGGGCACCTACTGCACGCCGGTGCCGGTGGTCTCGGTGACCGCCGCGAACGGCGAGAAGGTGCCGGTCGGGCAGCCGTCCTGCAAGCGGGTCATCGACGCAGACGTGGCCCGTGCCGCGACCGACGCCGCTCGCTGCCCGGTGGGCCAGCAGTCGGCGTTCGGGCAGTGCAACGGCGGCACCGCCACCGGTGTGAACGACATCCTGGACGGCCGGCCGGTGGCCGGTAAGACGGGTAGCTCGGAGCAGAACTCCACCGAGACGTTCGTGGGCTTCACCCCGCAGGTCGCGGTGGCCGGCATCGCCGCCAACCCGGACGACCCGGCCGATGCGGTGGGCTCCGCGGTGCAGACCAAGGTGATCGACGCGGTCGCCCGGGTCATCGCCACGGCCGTGAAGGGTCAACCGGAGAAGGCGTTCACCGCGCCCACCCGGGAGCTGGCCGGCGAACCGCGTCGCCCGGTGGATCGCCCCGCCGTCCCGGACCGCGAACAACGCACCGAGGACCCACGTTCGGCCCTGCAACGCTGGCTCGACCGCCGCGGCTGA
- a CDS encoding NfeD family protein, translating to MDAVVWIVLGVLLTVAEIFTTTLFLIMFGVGAFAAAGAAALGAPVAVQALVFAVVSALSLVVARPVLRRHQRSALESGEQPFGVEAIEGSTALVLERVDADRGLVKIDGELWSARSYDTTQSFDPGQRVRVIKVRGATALVWQDDVSSAGELPEARG from the coding sequence GTGGACGCCGTGGTGTGGATCGTATTGGGTGTGCTGCTGACGGTCGCCGAGATTTTTACGACGACGTTATTTCTGATCATGTTCGGGGTCGGTGCGTTCGCCGCTGCAGGTGCGGCCGCCCTGGGCGCGCCGGTGGCGGTGCAGGCGCTGGTCTTCGCTGTGGTGTCGGCACTGAGTCTGGTGGTGGCCCGGCCGGTCCTCCGGCGGCATCAGCGCTCGGCGCTGGAGAGTGGCGAACAGCCGTTCGGCGTGGAGGCGATCGAGGGCTCCACGGCGCTGGTGCTGGAGCGGGTGGACGCTGACCGTGGCCTCGTCAAGATCGACGGTGAGCTGTGGAGTGCCCGCTCGTACGACACGACGCAGAGTTTCGACCCTGGTCAACGGGTTCGGGTGATAAAGGTCCGGGGCGCGACCGCCCTGGTCTGGCAGGACGATGTTTCTTCCGCCGGCGAGCTGCCGGAAGCGAGAGGGTGA
- a CDS encoding ferrochelatase, whose protein sequence is MSYDAVVLVSFGGPERPEDVMPFLQNVTRGRGVPPERLAEVAEHYQHFGGVSPINQQCRDLLAAVRADFAAHGVDLPVYWGNRNWDPMLADTVTQMRDDGVTRALAFVTSAYGGYSSCRQYQEDIAAARAAVGPDAPVIEKLRQFWDHPGFVEPHTDAVRAALGQLDPAKRDTTRLVFTAHSIPTSMAANAGPHGGRYEAQLHETARLVAAAAAPDLPYDLVWQSRSGPPQMPWLEPDINDHLTALAQGGTTGVVVSPIGFVSDHLEVVWDLDTEALETAKQLGLDFVRAATPGTDPRFVTMVRELVTERTDPDGAQLRRRLGELPMWDTCATVCCVPTRRP, encoded by the coding sequence ATGTCGTACGACGCGGTGGTGCTGGTGTCCTTCGGCGGGCCGGAGCGGCCCGAGGACGTGATGCCGTTCCTGCAGAACGTGACCCGGGGCCGGGGCGTGCCGCCCGAGCGGCTGGCCGAGGTCGCCGAGCACTACCAGCACTTCGGTGGGGTGTCCCCGATCAACCAGCAGTGCCGAGACCTGCTGGCCGCCGTCCGCGCCGACTTCGCCGCACACGGTGTCGACCTGCCCGTCTACTGGGGCAACCGCAACTGGGACCCGATGCTCGCCGACACCGTGACCCAGATGCGCGACGACGGGGTCACCCGGGCGCTGGCCTTCGTCACCAGCGCGTACGGCGGCTACTCGTCCTGCCGGCAGTACCAGGAGGACATCGCCGCCGCGCGGGCCGCCGTCGGCCCGGACGCCCCGGTGATCGAGAAGCTGCGCCAGTTCTGGGACCACCCCGGCTTCGTCGAGCCGCACACCGACGCGGTCCGGGCAGCCCTGGGCCAGCTCGACCCGGCGAAACGGGACACCACCCGCCTGGTCTTCACCGCCCACTCCATCCCCACCTCCATGGCCGCCAACGCCGGCCCGCACGGCGGCCGGTACGAGGCGCAGCTGCACGAGACCGCCCGGCTCGTCGCCGCGGCCGCCGCACCCGACCTGCCGTACGACCTGGTCTGGCAGAGCCGCTCCGGCCCGCCGCAGATGCCGTGGCTCGAACCGGACATCAACGACCACCTGACCGCCCTCGCGCAGGGCGGCACCACCGGTGTGGTGGTCAGCCCGATCGGGTTCGTCTCCGACCACCTGGAGGTCGTGTGGGACCTGGACACCGAGGCGCTGGAGACGGCCAAGCAGCTCGGCCTGGACTTCGTCCGGGCCGCCACCCCGGGCACCGACCCGCGCTTCGTGACAATGGTGCGTGAGCTGGTCACCGAGCGGACCGACCCGGACGGTGCGCAACTACGCCGCCGCCTGGGCGAGCTGCCGATGTGGGACACCTGCGCGACCGTCTGTTGCGTGCCGACCCGTCGCCCCTGA
- a CDS encoding serine hydrolase domain-containing protein, with the protein MTLLPETARQIDTQVAQAQADGHAPSLVVGVVRDGALVHLAAAGEHPHPDVDLQYRLGSISKTMTATLIMQMRDAGRLALDDPLEQHLPGTGVGSLTLRQLLAHASGLQREPEGDWWERTAGVDLPTLLAGLTVDKIAYPPHRTYHYSNLAYGLLGGLLERLSGKPWVDLLAERLLTPLGMRRTTYAATEPYARGYVVHPWHDTLREEPRTDTGAMAPAGQLWSTIEDLGRWAAFLADPDPSVLGASTLTEMCSPVVISDLEAWTHGHGLGLELFREGNRVYVGHGGSMPGYGAALAVHRPSRTAVVSLVNAYTLRGVHLGALGRQLLTLVLDAEPAPVTPWRPAAAPPPAELAELTGRWWWMGTTIEVYADAAGELHAGPIGAPDLHFVAEGPDRWRGRAGGQDGEILTVRRDEQDRAVALDIATFVYTRTPDQQP; encoded by the coding sequence TTGACTCTGCTGCCCGAGACCGCCCGACAGATCGACACCCAGGTCGCCCAGGCACAGGCCGACGGTCACGCCCCGTCGCTGGTGGTGGGCGTGGTCCGCGACGGCGCACTGGTCCACCTGGCCGCCGCCGGCGAGCATCCCCACCCGGACGTCGACCTGCAGTACCGGCTGGGCTCGATCAGCAAGACGATGACCGCCACCCTGATCATGCAGATGCGCGACGCCGGCCGACTGGCCCTGGACGACCCGCTGGAACAACACCTGCCGGGCACCGGTGTGGGCTCGCTCACCCTGCGCCAACTCCTCGCGCACGCCAGCGGCCTACAGCGCGAACCCGAGGGCGACTGGTGGGAGCGGACCGCGGGCGTCGACCTGCCCACCCTGCTCGCCGGGCTCACCGTCGACAAGATCGCCTACCCGCCGCACCGCACGTACCACTACTCCAACCTGGCGTACGGGCTACTCGGCGGATTGCTCGAACGGCTCAGCGGAAAGCCCTGGGTCGACCTCCTCGCCGAACGGCTCCTCACCCCGCTGGGCATGCGCCGCACCACCTACGCGGCCACCGAGCCGTACGCCCGCGGCTACGTCGTACACCCCTGGCACGACACGCTGCGCGAGGAACCCCGTACCGACACCGGCGCCATGGCCCCCGCCGGGCAACTCTGGTCGACGATCGAGGACCTGGGCCGGTGGGCGGCATTCCTGGCCGACCCCGACCCGTCGGTGCTGGGCGCCTCGACGCTGACCGAGATGTGCTCCCCCGTGGTGATCAGCGACCTGGAAGCCTGGACCCACGGGCACGGCCTCGGGCTGGAACTCTTCCGGGAAGGCAACCGGGTGTACGTCGGGCACGGCGGCTCGATGCCCGGCTACGGCGCCGCGCTGGCCGTGCACCGCCCCAGCCGCACCGCCGTGGTCAGCCTGGTCAACGCGTACACCCTGCGGGGCGTGCACCTCGGCGCCCTCGGACGGCAACTGCTCACCCTGGTGCTGGACGCCGAACCCGCGCCGGTCACCCCCTGGCGGCCAGCGGCCGCCCCGCCGCCCGCCGAACTCGCCGAGCTGACCGGCCGCTGGTGGTGGATGGGCACCACCATCGAGGTGTACGCGGACGCAGCCGGCGAACTGCACGCCGGCCCGATCGGCGCACCGGACCTCCACTTCGTCGCCGAAGGCCCGGACCGCTGGCGAGGCCGGGCCGGCGGGCAGGACGGCGAGATCCTCACGGTGCGCCGCGACGAACAGGACCGGGCGGTCGCTCTGGACATCGCCACCTTCGTCTACACCCGCACCCCCGACCAGCAGCCCTGA
- a CDS encoding DUF3097 domain-containing protein, with the protein MAGRYGEDVLAGDWRRRKVTPEVDADADLVVEDADSGFCGAVVGFEAGAVVLEDRHGRRRNFPLLPAAFLLDGRPVTLRRPTRASVPAARRRTASGSVAVENVRAQVAKASRIWVEGIHDAALVERIWGDDLRIEGVVVEPLDGIDALDTEVRDFGPGPTRRLGVLVDHLVPGSKESRIVARVDSPYVLVTGHPYVDVWQAVKPAALGISAWPVVPPGRPWKEGVCAALGVAEPADMWRHILSRVNSFADVETPLINAMERLIDFVTEPT; encoded by the coding sequence ATGGCTGGGCGATACGGCGAGGACGTGTTGGCGGGGGACTGGCGACGGCGGAAGGTCACCCCCGAGGTGGACGCCGACGCGGATCTCGTGGTGGAGGATGCCGACTCCGGATTCTGCGGAGCGGTGGTGGGCTTCGAGGCCGGCGCGGTGGTGCTGGAGGACCGGCATGGCCGACGGCGCAACTTCCCGCTGCTACCGGCGGCGTTCCTGCTCGACGGTCGACCGGTGACGCTGCGCCGCCCGACCCGCGCGTCGGTGCCGGCGGCGCGTCGGCGGACCGCGTCCGGTTCAGTGGCGGTGGAGAACGTTCGGGCGCAGGTGGCCAAGGCCAGCCGGATCTGGGTGGAGGGCATCCACGACGCCGCGCTGGTCGAGCGGATCTGGGGTGACGACCTGCGGATCGAGGGCGTGGTCGTGGAGCCGTTGGACGGCATCGACGCCCTCGACACCGAGGTACGGGACTTCGGCCCCGGCCCGACCCGACGACTCGGCGTGCTCGTCGACCACTTGGTGCCGGGCAGCAAGGAGAGCCGGATCGTGGCCCGCGTGGACTCGCCGTATGTGCTGGTGACCGGACACCCGTACGTGGATGTCTGGCAGGCGGTCAAGCCAGCGGCGCTGGGCATTTCGGCGTGGCCGGTGGTGCCGCCGGGACGGCCATGGAAGGAGGGCGTCTGCGCGGCACTCGGGGTAGCGGAGCCGGCCGACATGTGGCGGCACATCCTGTCCCGGGTGAACAGCTTCGCCGACGTGGAAACACCCTTGATCAACGCGATGGAACGCCTGATCGACTTCGTCACCGAGCCAACCTGA
- a CDS encoding SPFH domain-containing protein: protein MVIGVLLIAVALIAVITLAKAVRIVPQQRQDVVERLGKYKRTLSPGLNLLVPFVDAVRTKVDMREQVVSFPPQPVITSDNLVVSIDTVLYFKVVDSVRATYEISSFLQAIEQLTVTTLRNVIGSLDLERALTSRDEINRHLSGVLDETTGRWGIKVTRVEIKAIEPPASIRDSMEKQMRAERDRRAAILTAEGHKQSVILTAEGDKQSAVLRADGDRQARILQAEGQAKAIRTVFDAIHQANPSQKVLAYQYLQALPQIAQGSANKVWIIPAELTKALEGMGGALGGLSQMVGDLPTPEAADHASQVEREAAEVAEAAAAAARQIHDEVRVAEAQATGGNKPQGLPAPEPVSPTSLVNDPAEQRERG from the coding sequence ATGGTTATAGGAGTGCTGCTGATCGCGGTGGCGTTGATCGCCGTGATAACGCTGGCCAAGGCGGTGCGGATCGTGCCGCAGCAGCGCCAGGACGTGGTGGAACGGCTCGGCAAGTACAAGCGCACCCTCAGCCCCGGCCTCAACCTGCTGGTGCCGTTCGTCGACGCGGTGCGCACCAAGGTCGACATGCGGGAGCAGGTGGTCAGCTTCCCGCCGCAGCCGGTGATCACCTCGGACAACCTCGTGGTCTCGATCGACACGGTGCTCTACTTCAAGGTGGTCGACTCGGTCCGGGCGACCTACGAGATCTCCAGCTTCCTGCAGGCCATCGAGCAGTTGACCGTCACGACCCTGCGTAACGTGATTGGCTCGCTGGACCTGGAGCGGGCGCTGACCAGCCGGGACGAGATCAACCGGCACCTTTCCGGGGTGCTGGACGAGACCACCGGCCGTTGGGGCATCAAGGTGACCCGGGTGGAGATCAAGGCAATCGAGCCGCCGGCGAGCATCCGTGACTCGATGGAGAAGCAGATGCGCGCCGAGCGGGACCGCCGGGCGGCGATCCTCACCGCGGAGGGGCACAAGCAGTCGGTGATTCTTACCGCCGAGGGTGACAAGCAGTCGGCGGTGCTGCGCGCCGACGGTGACCGGCAGGCCCGGATCCTGCAGGCCGAGGGTCAGGCGAAGGCGATCCGGACGGTGTTCGACGCGATCCACCAGGCGAACCCGAGTCAGAAGGTGCTCGCCTACCAGTACCTGCAGGCCCTGCCGCAGATCGCCCAGGGCAGCGCCAACAAGGTCTGGATCATCCCGGCCGAGCTGACCAAGGCCCTGGAGGGGATGGGTGGCGCTCTCGGTGGGCTGAGCCAGATGGTGGGGGATCTTCCCACGCCCGAGGCCGCTGACCACGCGAGCCAGGTTGAGCGCGAGGCCGCTGAGGTCGCTGAGGCCGCGGCCGCCGCGGCCCGGCAGATCCACGACGAGGTACGCGTCGCCGAGGCGCAGGCCACCGGTGGCAACAAGCCGCAGGGGCTGCCCGCGCCGGAGCCGGTGTCTCCGACCAGCCTGGTCAACGATCCGGCCGAGCAGCGCGAGCGCGGCTGA
- the fabI gene encoding enoyl-ACP reductase FabI — translation MSGLLAGKRLLVTGVITDASIAFSVAKLAQENGAQVVLTGYGRLSLVERIARRLPEPAPIIEVDVTNTEHLASLADRVREHVDGLDGVVHSIGFAPQSCLGGGFLDAPWEDVATALHVSTFSYKSLAMAALPLMSPGGAVVGLTFDATKAWPVYDWMGVAKAGLESASRYLAMHLGKQGIRSNLVAAGPLRTIAAKSIPGFDQFEDAWAERAPLGWSLTDQEPAARACLALLSDWFPATTGEIVHVDGGYHAIGS, via the coding sequence ATGTCCGGACTGCTCGCCGGTAAGCGGCTGCTCGTCACCGGTGTCATCACCGACGCCTCGATCGCCTTCTCGGTGGCGAAGCTCGCCCAGGAGAACGGCGCGCAGGTCGTGCTCACCGGCTACGGCCGGCTCTCCCTGGTCGAGCGGATCGCCAGGCGGCTGCCCGAGCCGGCCCCGATCATCGAGGTGGACGTCACCAACACCGAACACCTGGCCAGCCTCGCCGACCGGGTGCGCGAGCACGTCGACGGGCTCGACGGCGTCGTGCACTCGATCGGCTTCGCCCCGCAGAGCTGCCTGGGTGGCGGCTTCCTCGACGCCCCCTGGGAGGACGTGGCGACCGCCCTGCACGTCTCCACCTTCTCGTACAAGTCGCTGGCCATGGCGGCGCTGCCGCTGATGTCGCCCGGCGGCGCGGTGGTCGGCCTGACCTTCGACGCGACGAAGGCGTGGCCGGTCTACGACTGGATGGGCGTGGCCAAGGCCGGCCTGGAATCGGCGTCCCGCTACCTGGCAATGCACCTGGGCAAGCAGGGCATCCGCAGCAACCTGGTCGCCGCCGGGCCGCTGCGCACCATCGCCGCGAAGTCGATCCCCGGCTTCGACCAGTTCGAGGACGCCTGGGCCGAGCGGGCCCCGCTGGGCTGGAGCCTCACCGACCAGGAGCCCGCCGCCCGGGCCTGCCTGGCGCTGCTCTCCGACTGGTTCCCGGCCACCACCGGCGAGATCGTCCACGTCGACGGCGGCTACCACGCCATCGGCTCCTGA
- a CDS encoding HAD-IIA family hydrolase, producing the protein MQDRKPVQSWLTDMDGVLVHEGQPVPGAPEFINRMRSSGKPFLVLTNNSIYTPRDLTARLSRMGLDVPEESIWSSALATGQFLADQRPGGTAYVIGEAGLTTALHAVGYVLTDFAPDYVVLGETRTYSFEAITKAVRLINDGARFICTNPDVTGPSVEGALPAAGSVAAMISKATGVEPYFVGKPNPMMMRSALNTINAHSESTAMIGDRMDTDILCGLEAGLETILVLTGISSRTEAERYPYRPSRIINSVADLLDEI; encoded by the coding sequence ATGCAGGACCGCAAACCCGTGCAGAGTTGGCTGACCGACATGGACGGCGTGCTGGTGCACGAGGGCCAGCCGGTGCCCGGCGCACCGGAGTTCATCAACCGGATGCGTTCCTCCGGCAAGCCGTTCCTGGTGCTGACCAACAACTCGATCTACACCCCGCGCGACCTGACGGCCCGGCTCAGCCGGATGGGGCTGGACGTGCCGGAGGAGTCGATCTGGTCGTCCGCGCTGGCCACCGGCCAGTTCCTCGCCGACCAGCGGCCGGGCGGCACCGCGTACGTGATCGGTGAGGCCGGACTGACCACGGCGCTGCACGCGGTCGGCTACGTGCTCACCGACTTCGCCCCCGACTACGTGGTGCTCGGCGAAACGCGCACCTACAGCTTCGAGGCGATCACCAAGGCGGTCCGTCTGATCAACGACGGAGCCCGGTTCATCTGCACCAACCCCGACGTGACCGGCCCGTCCGTCGAGGGCGCCCTGCCCGCCGCCGGGTCGGTCGCCGCGATGATCTCCAAGGCGACCGGGGTGGAGCCGTACTTCGTCGGCAAACCGAACCCGATGATGATGCGCTCGGCGCTCAACACCATCAACGCGCACTCGGAGAGCACCGCGATGATCGGCGACCGGATGGACACCGACATCCTGTGCGGCCTGGAGGCTGGGCTGGAGACCATCCTGGTGCTCACCGGAATCAGCAGCCGCACCGAGGCGGAGCGTTACCCGTACCGCCCGTCCCGGATCATCAACTCGGTCGCGGACCTGCTCGACGAGATCTGA
- a CDS encoding thiamine pyrophosphate-requiring protein, protein MSTDHAAPGEAGALPRRPTVADHIVSRLFSWGVHRYFGYPGDGINGLTSALQRTNGRVQFIQVRHEETAGFAASAHVKYGGGPLGCALVTSGPGAIHLLNGLYDAKLDHQPVVALVGHTAVTAEGGGYYQEVDLLALYKDVAAAFLAQLDHPAQVRHLVDRACRTALARRTVTALILPLDLQDEPAVLDPPHAHGYYQTSNVPSSTPTVPPEVDVRRAAEVLGGGKRVAMLVGQGALGAQEEVREIAQRLGAGVATALLGFTVVDHREPWVTGAIGLLGTRPSWQLMTGCDRLLIVGSNMPYSEFYPPPGQARAVQIDLDGTQLGLRYPTEVNLTGDARPTLRALLRELGPGPGPTAWRAEITEATSAWRRVQRDLAEQTADPVNPQLLFHTLNERLPDDVMLAVDCGTATAWYARHIQVRPGMLASLSGTLLSMGGAMPYSLSAKFAHPERPLVALIGDGAMQMNGVNELITVAKYWRSWADPRFVVLVLNNRDLAFVSWEQRSTEGTPMFPDSQQLPDIAYHQWAQVLGLHGELVDSPEQVADVWDRALAADRPVVINALVDPAELMLPPHFTAEQARKTAAAVLRGDTDWAGIIRRGLPATISTYRPRRRDR, encoded by the coding sequence GTGAGTACAGACCACGCCGCACCGGGCGAAGCAGGTGCCCTGCCTCGGCGCCCGACCGTCGCGGACCACATCGTGTCGCGACTGTTCAGCTGGGGCGTGCACCGCTACTTCGGCTATCCCGGCGACGGCATCAACGGCCTCACCTCCGCGCTGCAACGCACCAACGGGCGGGTCCAGTTCATCCAGGTACGGCACGAGGAGACCGCCGGTTTCGCGGCCTCCGCGCACGTCAAGTACGGCGGCGGGCCGCTGGGCTGCGCCCTGGTGACCAGCGGGCCCGGCGCCATCCACCTGCTCAACGGCCTGTACGACGCCAAGCTCGACCACCAGCCGGTGGTCGCCCTGGTCGGGCACACCGCGGTCACCGCCGAGGGCGGCGGCTACTACCAGGAGGTCGACCTGCTCGCCCTCTACAAGGACGTGGCCGCGGCGTTCCTGGCCCAGCTCGACCACCCGGCGCAGGTCCGCCACCTGGTCGACCGGGCCTGCCGCACGGCGTTGGCACGGCGTACCGTCACCGCCCTGATCCTCCCCCTGGACCTGCAGGACGAGCCGGCCGTGCTGGACCCACCCCACGCGCACGGCTACTACCAGACCAGCAACGTGCCCAGCAGTACGCCGACCGTGCCACCGGAGGTGGACGTACGACGGGCGGCCGAGGTGCTCGGCGGCGGGAAGCGGGTGGCCATGCTGGTCGGGCAGGGCGCGCTCGGCGCGCAGGAGGAGGTCCGCGAGATCGCCCAACGGCTCGGAGCCGGTGTGGCCACCGCACTGCTCGGCTTCACCGTCGTCGACCACCGGGAGCCCTGGGTCACCGGTGCGATCGGGCTGCTCGGCACCCGGCCCAGCTGGCAGCTGATGACCGGCTGCGACCGGCTGCTGATCGTGGGCAGCAACATGCCGTACTCGGAGTTCTACCCGCCGCCCGGGCAGGCCCGCGCCGTACAGATCGACCTGGACGGCACCCAGCTCGGGCTGCGGTACCCGACCGAGGTGAACCTCACCGGCGACGCCCGCCCCACCCTGCGGGCGCTCCTCCGCGAGCTGGGCCCCGGCCCCGGGCCGACCGCCTGGCGGGCGGAGATCACCGAGGCCACCTCGGCGTGGCGCCGCGTGCAACGCGACCTGGCCGAGCAGACCGCCGACCCGGTCAACCCGCAACTGCTCTTCCACACCCTCAATGAGCGACTGCCCGACGACGTGATGCTGGCCGTGGACTGCGGCACCGCCACCGCCTGGTACGCCCGCCACATCCAGGTCCGCCCCGGGATGCTGGCCAGCCTGTCCGGCACGCTGCTGTCCATGGGCGGCGCCATGCCGTACTCGCTGAGCGCCAAGTTCGCCCACCCGGAACGGCCGCTCGTCGCGCTGATCGGCGACGGCGCCATGCAGATGAACGGCGTCAACGAGCTGATCACCGTGGCCAAGTACTGGCGCAGTTGGGCCGACCCGCGATTCGTGGTGCTGGTGCTCAACAACCGGGATCTGGCGTTCGTCAGCTGGGAACAGCGCTCCACGGAGGGGACACCGATGTTCCCGGACAGCCAGCAGTTGCCGGACATCGCCTACCACCAGTGGGCGCAGGTGCTCGGGTTGCACGGTGAGCTGGTCGACTCGCCGGAGCAGGTGGCGGACGTGTGGGACCGCGCGCTCGCCGCCGACCGACCGGTGGTCATCAACGCCCTGGTCGACCCGGCCGAGCTGATGCTCCCGCCGCACTTCACCGCCGAGCAGGCCCGCAAGACCGCGGCGGCGGTGCTGCGCGGCGACACCGACTGGGCCGGAATAATCCGCCGCGGCCTACCCGCGACGATCAGCACCTACCGTCCCCGCCGCCGCGACCGCTGA